In Phaenicophaeus curvirostris isolate KB17595 chromosome 14, BPBGC_Pcur_1.0, whole genome shotgun sequence, a single genomic region encodes these proteins:
- the ZDHHC1 gene encoding palmitoyltransferase ZDHHC1 isoform X1, whose protein sequence is MNICNKPPNKVAPENLGETFPEVQVQRARRNGWSWPLHHFQITAWLLCIFFALVGFGILVPLLPHHWLCAGYICPGVCFIYHLVVHLTSVSIDPADANVREKNYLGPLATFNRNQHAHVIENHHCHICDVDVSAKSKHCGTCNKCVYGFDHHCKWLNNCVGKRNYWFFLNSVLSAILGLGLLLLVACYVFVEFFVDPMMLRSDWHFGALKNNTDRWFVFLPAAPVETQASALLVTAGVFILLSLVTVILLGHLLTFHIYLMRNKMTTYEYILQQRCQQEAKEVDKQQESCPSQNIDFLSGGSGYADRGIQVEFSTVTSGKVFSKLYVHNDEADPKQSTSRDVLSLYFEVASQQQKKRRKKMHAAFPSGMDNGSKPHARSWPSFPDPQSEVPATAVATSPSHGLRLLVPAFPPRASVPHSSIGLIQAAGPPADYHSESAESMDEIPVAQTRLGSTAHHRPPKNNSSNSQHCPLSTDNPRGKRKKNLYPGHKVKRKSCQQNRRVDRDLELFSKIPAVFVSKSSGELHVSQPQPCESTSEPHHRKCISKQHVGRDDPYFKDIRTNTTAA, encoded by the exons atGAATATCTGCAATAAACCTCCTAATAAGGTAGCTCCAGAGAACTTGGGAGAAACTTTTCCTGAGGTGCAGGTCCAACGCGCTCGAAGGAATGGCTGGAGCTGGCCTCTGCACCATTTCCAAATTACTGCTTGGTTGCTATGCATCTTCTTTGCGCTGGTTGGCTTTGGAATCCTGGTTCCCCTCTTGCCTCACCACTGGCTGTGCGCTGGCTATATC TGTCCAGGAGTGTGTTTTATCTACCATTTAGTTGTTCATCTTACTTCAGTCTCCATTGACCCCGCGGATGCAAATGTGCGAGAAAAAAACTATCTAGGGCCTCTGGCCACCTTCAATCGTAATCAGCATGCACATGTCATTGAAAACCATCATTGCCATATTTGTGATGTAGATGT GAGTGCCAAGTCAAAGCACTGTGGAACTTGCAACAAGTGTGTGTATGGCTTTGATCACCACTGCAAATGGCTCAACAACTGTGTGGGAAAGAGGAATTACTG GTTCTTTTTGAATAGCGTGCTGTCTGCCATTCTGGGCCTTGGGCTTCTGTTGCTCGTTGCTTGCTACGTCTTTGTGGAGTTCTTCGTTGACCCCATGATGCTTCGCTCCGACTGGCACTTTGGTG CTCTGAAGAACAACACAGACCGCTGGTTTGTGtttcttcctgcagctcctgttgAGACTCAGGCATCTGCCCTTTTGGTCACAGCTGGGGTTTTTATTCTTCTGAGCCTGGTCACCGTGATCCTGCTAGGCCACCTGTTGACCTTTCACATCTATCTCA tGCGAAACAAAATGACTACGTACGAGTACATCCTGCAGCAGCGTTGCCAGCAAGAGGCAAAAGAGGTAGACAAGCAACAGGAGTCTTGTCCCTCTCAG aacaTAGACTTTCTTTCAGGTGGCTCTGGCTATGCAGACCGTGGTATTCAAGTAGAGTTCTCAACTGTAACTTCAGGAAAAGT CTTTTCGAAGCTCTATGTCCACAATGATGAAGCTGATCCTAAGCAGAGCACCTCCCGTGACGTCCTGTCTCTTTACTTTGAGGTCGCTTCTCAG cagcagaaaaaacgCAGAAAGAAGATGCATGCAGCTTTTCCCTCAGGAATGGACAATGGATCTAAACCACATGCTAGATCTTGGCCCTCTTTCCCAGATCCTCAGTCAG AGGTCCCAGCCACTGCTGTTGCCACCTCACCTTCCCACGGCCTTCGCCTCTTGGTGCCGGCTTTTCCTCCAAGAGCTTCCGTGCCCCACAGCAGCATCGGCCTCATCCAGGCAGCAGGACCCCCAGCTGACTATCACTCAGAGTCTGCTGAGTCCATGGATGAGATTCCTGTGGCTCAGACTCGCCTTGGGAGCACAGCCCATCACAGGCCTCCTAAGAATAACTCAAGCAACTCTCAACACTGTCCCTTGTCCACAGACAATCCCAGAggtaaaaggaagaagaatctGTATCCTGGACACAaggtaaaaaggaaaagctgccaGCAAAACAGACGTGTGGACCGAGACCTGGAACTTTTTTCTAAGATTCCTGCTGTGTTTGTAAGTAAAAGCAGTGGAGAACTTCATGTctctcagccccagccctgtgAGAGCACATCCGAGCCTCATCACAGAAAATGCATCAGCAAACAGCACGTGGGCAGGGATGATCCATATTTTAAGGACATAAGGACAAACACCACAGCGGCCTAG
- the ZDHHC1 gene encoding palmitoyltransferase ZDHHC1 isoform X2 translates to MNICNKPPNKVAPENLGETFPEVQVQRARRNGWSWPLHHFQITAWLLCIFFALVGFGILVPLLPHHWLCAGYICPGVCFIYHLVVHLTSVSIDPADANVREKNYLGPLATFNRNQHAHVIENHHCHICDVDVFFLNSVLSAILGLGLLLLVACYVFVEFFVDPMMLRSDWHFGALKNNTDRWFVFLPAAPVETQASALLVTAGVFILLSLVTVILLGHLLTFHIYLMRNKMTTYEYILQQRCQQEAKEVDKQQESCPSQNIDFLSGGSGYADRGIQVEFSTVTSGKVFSKLYVHNDEADPKQSTSRDVLSLYFEVASQQQKKRRKKMHAAFPSGMDNGSKPHARSWPSFPDPQSEVPATAVATSPSHGLRLLVPAFPPRASVPHSSIGLIQAAGPPADYHSESAESMDEIPVAQTRLGSTAHHRPPKNNSSNSQHCPLSTDNPRGKRKKNLYPGHKVKRKSCQQNRRVDRDLELFSKIPAVFVSKSSGELHVSQPQPCESTSEPHHRKCISKQHVGRDDPYFKDIRTNTTAA, encoded by the exons atGAATATCTGCAATAAACCTCCTAATAAGGTAGCTCCAGAGAACTTGGGAGAAACTTTTCCTGAGGTGCAGGTCCAACGCGCTCGAAGGAATGGCTGGAGCTGGCCTCTGCACCATTTCCAAATTACTGCTTGGTTGCTATGCATCTTCTTTGCGCTGGTTGGCTTTGGAATCCTGGTTCCCCTCTTGCCTCACCACTGGCTGTGCGCTGGCTATATC TGTCCAGGAGTGTGTTTTATCTACCATTTAGTTGTTCATCTTACTTCAGTCTCCATTGACCCCGCGGATGCAAATGTGCGAGAAAAAAACTATCTAGGGCCTCTGGCCACCTTCAATCGTAATCAGCATGCACATGTCATTGAAAACCATCATTGCCATATTTGTGATGTAGATGT GTTCTTTTTGAATAGCGTGCTGTCTGCCATTCTGGGCCTTGGGCTTCTGTTGCTCGTTGCTTGCTACGTCTTTGTGGAGTTCTTCGTTGACCCCATGATGCTTCGCTCCGACTGGCACTTTGGTG CTCTGAAGAACAACACAGACCGCTGGTTTGTGtttcttcctgcagctcctgttgAGACTCAGGCATCTGCCCTTTTGGTCACAGCTGGGGTTTTTATTCTTCTGAGCCTGGTCACCGTGATCCTGCTAGGCCACCTGTTGACCTTTCACATCTATCTCA tGCGAAACAAAATGACTACGTACGAGTACATCCTGCAGCAGCGTTGCCAGCAAGAGGCAAAAGAGGTAGACAAGCAACAGGAGTCTTGTCCCTCTCAG aacaTAGACTTTCTTTCAGGTGGCTCTGGCTATGCAGACCGTGGTATTCAAGTAGAGTTCTCAACTGTAACTTCAGGAAAAGT CTTTTCGAAGCTCTATGTCCACAATGATGAAGCTGATCCTAAGCAGAGCACCTCCCGTGACGTCCTGTCTCTTTACTTTGAGGTCGCTTCTCAG cagcagaaaaaacgCAGAAAGAAGATGCATGCAGCTTTTCCCTCAGGAATGGACAATGGATCTAAACCACATGCTAGATCTTGGCCCTCTTTCCCAGATCCTCAGTCAG AGGTCCCAGCCACTGCTGTTGCCACCTCACCTTCCCACGGCCTTCGCCTCTTGGTGCCGGCTTTTCCTCCAAGAGCTTCCGTGCCCCACAGCAGCATCGGCCTCATCCAGGCAGCAGGACCCCCAGCTGACTATCACTCAGAGTCTGCTGAGTCCATGGATGAGATTCCTGTGGCTCAGACTCGCCTTGGGAGCACAGCCCATCACAGGCCTCCTAAGAATAACTCAAGCAACTCTCAACACTGTCCCTTGTCCACAGACAATCCCAGAggtaaaaggaagaagaatctGTATCCTGGACACAaggtaaaaaggaaaagctgccaGCAAAACAGACGTGTGGACCGAGACCTGGAACTTTTTTCTAAGATTCCTGCTGTGTTTGTAAGTAAAAGCAGTGGAGAACTTCATGTctctcagccccagccctgtgAGAGCACATCCGAGCCTCATCACAGAAAATGCATCAGCAAACAGCACGTGGGCAGGGATGATCCATATTTTAAGGACATAAGGACAAACACCACAGCGGCCTAG
- the TPPP3 gene encoding tubulin polymerization-promoting protein family member 3 yields the protein MAGSTEMASLEESFRKFAIYGDTKATGQEMNGKNWAKLCKDCKVTDGKSVTGTDVDIVFSKVKGKTARVINYEEFKKALEELAPKRFKDKSKEEAYEAICQLVAGKEPINVGVTKAKTVGAVERLTDTSKYTGSHKERFDESGKGKGKSGRENIVDTSGYVSAYKNAGTYDAKVKK from the exons ATGGCTGGGAGCACCGAGATGGCATCCCTGGAGGAGAGCTTCCGCAAATTTGCCATCTACGGCGACACCAAAGCCACGGGGCAAGAAATGAATGGGAAGAACTGGGCCAAGCTGTGCAAAGACTGCAAAGTCACTGATGGCAAAAGCGTCACCGGCACCGACGTGGACATTGTCTTCTCCAAGGTGAA GGGGAAGACAGCCCGAGTCATCAACTATGAGGAGTTTAAGAAGGCACTGGAGGAGCTGGCCCCCAAAAGATTTaaggacaagagcaaggaggaggCGTATGAAGCCATTTGCCAACTGGTGGCAGGGAAGGAGCCCATTAATGTGGGCGTCACA aaagccaagACGGTGGGGGCTGTGGAGAGGCTGACAGACACCTCCAAGTACACGGGCTCCCACAAGGAACGCTTCGATGAGAGCGGCAAAGGCAAGGGCAAGAGCGGGCGGGAGAACATCGTGGACACCAGCGGCTACGTCAGCGCCTACAAGAACGCGGGCACCTACGATGCCAAAGTGAAAAAATAG